The genomic interval TTCTGTGCATCAGGGTCCGGAACATATTGCTTCTCCAGGAACAACTTGTAACACATCAGCAAAGCAGCTATTGTCAAAGCAACTCCCAGCAACAGGAAAAAAGTATGTTGTTTCAGGGGCAGGTAACTGCCCAGAAAAGCGAATGGCACACTGATCACACTTAACTGTAGGGCCCTCTTCAGCGGCAACTGGCCTGCACGGTAAAAATGATATACCCCGCCTGTAACCACTACTACGTTACAAAGCAGCGCTGTAGATTTCATCAGTTGGAAATCAACGCTCCACAACGCCATCAGTGCCAGGTAGCTTGAGCCGCCACCAAAGCCGGCAGAGGCATATAACAGGGCCACTGTGAAAAACAGTATGCAAAGTTCAATTGACATACGCCAGTTTAATAAGTGTTCATTTCCACATCAATTTCGGCGGCCCAGGCGTGGATGCCTCCTTCTATATTGTAGACTGCAGGAAAACCTGCTGCGTCCAGCTGTTGCGCCACCATCAGGCTACGCATTCCATGATGGCACAGCAAAGCGATCGGCTGATCTTTTCTTAATTTCGGAATAATACTTCCTACCATCCGCATGGGTACATGCATGGCTTGTGGGATATGGCATATTTCCCACTCATCAGGCTCTCTTACATCTATCAGTTGTAATGGCTTCTCTGTTTCCAGCCAATCCTGCAACTGATGTACTGACAAGCTTTTCACGCCACCCGTATCGCAGGGCTGCTCATAGCTTTCCTGCAGCGTGGTAATGTCATGATTACCGGGAACAGGTTTGATCTGGAAAGTATGATGGATGTTGTAAAGCGTGTCAATTGTCAGTAACTGATTGCTGAGGGGCTCTCCGATGCCGGTAATGATCTTCACGGTTTCGTTGGCCTGATAAGAACCGATGATACCCGGCAGGATACCCAATACGCCGATATCGCTACAGTTCAGCATAGTACCTGGCTCCGGCTGCTCGGGGAACAGGCAACGGTAAGTTGCGCTCCCTTTATAATTGAATACGCTTACCTGTCCTTCATATTTATGGATAGCACCATATACAAAGGGTTTGTTGAGTATTACACAGGCATCATTGACCAGGTAGCGGGTGCCGAAATTATCTGTACAGTCCACCACTACATCATAAGGTCTGATAATGTCAAGTGCATTGTCAGGAATGATCCAGGTGTCATACATATCAAATTTTACTTCCGGATTAAGTTGCTGCAGGCGTTGAACGGCCGTTTTCAACTTCGGGTTGCCTACTTCATTGGTGTTGTAAAGCACCTGTCTTTGCAGGTTGGTGAGAGATATATCATCGTGTTCCACGATACCGATCTTTCCGATTCCCATTGCAGTGAGATATTGCAATACGGGCACCCCTAATCCTCCTGCACCTATTACGAGTACTGCTGCATTGTTGAGCAGTTGTTGTTTTGCGGGACCGAAGCCTTCCAGTTTCAGGTGTCTGTCATATCGTTGCATCATCCGTTCTTTATCCTTTTAGACATTAATATTGAATCGCCATATGTACCATCCGTTTGCTTAAATCCCTGGAGCAAACGTCCATATTCCAGGAAACCAAAGTTACGATACAACTGGATAGCTCTTTCATTATTTGCAAATACGTTGAGGTGAATGATTTCCAGTTCCTTATGCTGCTCCGCCCAACGCATGGCGGCGGTCATCAGGCGACGGCCGATGCCCATATTCCAGTATTCATGCAGGATGGCGATTCCCAGCTGGCCAAGGTGTGCTTCTTTCTTCAGTTCTGATTGTTTGATGGTAATAGAACCTGTGAGGCGGTTCTCCACGATCGCCAGCAGATGCAGGTGTTTAGATTCATTACTGAGAGCGCTGATAAACGCCCGCTCGTCCACGACAGTCAGTTCCGCGGCTTCCTGTCTCGTCATGAGCAGAAAATCAGTTTCCATAGTCAGCTGCCGGAACAGGGCCAGTAGTGCCGGAGCGTCTTCCAGGAGGGCCGGGCGCACCAATAATACCTGGCCATTGGGTAGAAAGTGCTGCATACTACAAATGTAACTACAAAAAAAAGCGCTGCAACATATGCAACGCTTTTCTATTATTTAAATAATTTCTTATTTATAGTGTGATCTTATCTCCGCCAAAATAAGGCTGCAGCACTTTGGGTATATTGATACCATCTGCTGTCTGGTTATTTTCCAGTATACAGGCCAGAATACGTGGCAAAGCCAGTGAGCTGCCGTTCAGGGTGTGCACCAGCTGCGGTTTACCACCACCGTCTTTAAAGCGGATCTTGGCGCGGTTTGCCTGGAAAGCTTCAAAATTGGATACAGAGCTCACTTCCAGCCATCTTTGCTGGGCAGTGCTGTACACTTCAAAATCGTAGGTCAGAGCAGAACCGAAACCCATATCACCACCGCAAAGGCGCAGAATGCGGTACGGCAGTTCCAGGGCTTTCACCAGTTCCTCCACATGTGCTACCATTTCGTCGAGCACCTCGTAAGACTTTTCCGGATGCACTACCTGTACAATCTCTACCTTATCGAACTGGTGGAGACGGTTCAGGCCGCGTACGTCCTTACCATAGGAACCGGCTTCACGACGGAAACAAGGCGTATAACCGGTCAGTTTTACAGGCAGTTCGCTGTCTTTCAGGATCTCGTCCCTGAATAAGTTAGTCAGTGGCACTTCGGCGGTAGGGATGAGGTACAACTCATCTTCACCTACAAAATACATCTGGCCTTCTTTATCGGGCAACTGTCCGGTGCCATAACCGGAGGCTTCATTTACCAGGTGAGGTACCTGAAATTCCGTATACCCTTTGCTGGTGTTATAGTTCAGGAAATACTGGATCATAGCGCGCTGCAAACGTGCTCCACGGTTTTTATATACCGGGAAGCCAGCGCCGGAGATCTTATTTCCCAGCTCAAAATCGATCAGGTCATATTTCTTTGCCAGATCCCAATGAGGCACCGCACCTTCATATAATGCAGGGATCTCGCCGCCTTTGCGCACTTCCACATTATCTTCAGGGGTCTTACCCGGAGGCACCAGCGGAGATGGCAGGTTAGGCAGTTTTACAAGTGTATCGTGTAAAAGCTTCTCGGTAGCTGCCAGCTCCTCATTGATGGGATGCAGCTTTTCGTTCAGAGATGTTACTTCCGATTTACGTGATTCCGCTTCATCTTTCTGTCCCTGGGCCATCAGCTTACCTATCTCTTTTGACAGCGAATTTGCTTTGGCCTTTGTCTCATCATACTCAAGGGTTAATTTCTTGCGCTTGTCGTCCAGCTCCAGCACCTGATCAACCAGTTCCAGCTCCCTGAAATTTTTCAAAGTGAGCCGTTCCAGCACCAGGTCTTTGTTTTGACGAATGAACGGAACTTGTAACATTTTAAGATTTATTAAATTTCAGCAAATATAACAGTCAATCAGGAAATGTGAATTAAGAATTAGGGAACGAGGCCATCCCCATCCCTATTCCTGATACACAAGTCCTGGTCGGTAAATGTTATTATGAAAGGTATTTTCCTACGATCGGCACTCTTCTTCCTACGCCGAAAGCTTTGGATGAGACGCGTATGATAGGGCAAAACTGGTTCCGCTTGTACTCATTAGTGTTTACCATTTTGAGTGTGCGGGCTACCAGTGCCGCATCAAATCCCTGGGCAATGATCGCTTTGGGGCTCTGCCTGCGTTCAATGTACTGGTACAGTATCCTGTCCAATGTGGCATAGTCGGGCAGGCTGTCGCTGTCTTTCTGGTTAGGGCGCAGCTCAGCAGAAGGTGCTTTGTCGATGATATTCTGCGGGATAATTTCCTTATTACGGTTGATGTACCGGGCCAGTGCATAGACCTGCATTTTATATACATCTCCCAGTACTGCGAGCCCTCCGGCCATATCACCATAGAGTGTACCGTAACCGGTAGACAATTCGCTTTTGTTGGAAGTGTTCAGCAGTATATAACCGAATTTGTTGGCTAATCCCATCAGCAGGTTTCCCCTGATGCGGGATTGGGTATTTTCTTCCGCCACGTTAAAAGGCCTGCCCTCAAAATAGGGATTGAGGGTTTCCAGGAAGCTCTCATAAATATCATTGATGCGAATGATATCGCAGGGATTCTCCAGGTTCTTTGACAGGGCAACCGCATCGTCTACAGAATGTTCAGTAGAATAGGGAGATGGCATCAGGATGGCCCTTACATTTTCCTTTCCCAGTGCTTCTACCGCCAAGGCCAGGGTCACTGCGCTGTCTATACCTCCGGAAGACCCCAGGATGGCTTGTTTGAAGCCCATTTTCTGGAAATAGTCCTTTATACCGATAATAATTGCCTGGTAAATGCGGTCAATATTATATTCAGGCAGCAGTTCCATTACCGGGGTATAGGTCGTATCGGCCAGCGGCTGTTTGGATTGGAGCAGGACATCCAGGTCATAACCGTCTATTGCCTCTTCGAAATAAGGCAGTTCTTTTGCGATATTACCCTGTGCATCAAAGATGATTGATCCCCCGTCAAAGACGATCTCCGTCTGGGAACCGACGGCATTGCAATAGTACATGGGAATACCGTACTTCCGCACATTAGCGCGGATTATTTCCTTTCGGTTCTGTGCATGATCATAGTCGAACGGAGAAGCTGACAAGTTGATCATGACATCCGGCTGCTGTTCTATCATCTGGTCCATTGGGCAAACCCTGTACAGGGGATTATCTCCCAGGTTCCAGATATCTTCACAGATGGTCACCGCCAGCTTTTTTCCTTTGAAAGGCACTACATTCCAGGCATAGCTGGGTTCAAAGTAGCGGTATTCGTCAAATACATCGTAGGTAGGCAGCAATGTTTTATGGATGATCTGTTTCACCTCTCCTTCATGCAGGAACCAGGCCGCATTAAAGAGGTCCTTCCCCTC from Chitinophaga filiformis carries:
- a CDS encoding sulfite exporter TauE/SafE family protein, yielding MSIELCILFFTVALLYASAGFGGGSSYLALMALWSVDFQLMKSTALLCNVVVVTGGVYHFYRAGQLPLKRALQLSVISVPFAFLGSYLPLKQHTFFLLLGVALTIAALLMCYKLFLEKQYVPDPDAQKTYKYGIVGAGIGLLSGMTGIGGGIYLSPVLRLGRYDTAKKIAGICSVFILINSIGGLLGQASKGEIVFDLHFAGPLLLSVIVGGQIGARLSAAVLKPRIVEGATALLILYAGVRMLIQG
- a CDS encoding ThiF family adenylyltransferase, which encodes MMQRYDRHLKLEGFGPAKQQLLNNAAVLVIGAGGLGVPVLQYLTAMGIGKIGIVEHDDISLTNLQRQVLYNTNEVGNPKLKTAVQRLQQLNPEVKFDMYDTWIIPDNALDIIRPYDVVVDCTDNFGTRYLVNDACVILNKPFVYGAIHKYEGQVSVFNYKGSATYRCLFPEQPEPGTMLNCSDIGVLGILPGIIGSYQANETVKIITGIGEPLSNQLLTIDTLYNIHHTFQIKPVPGNHDITTLQESYEQPCDTGGVKSLSVHQLQDWLETEKPLQLIDVREPDEWEICHIPQAMHVPMRMVGSIIPKLRKDQPIALLCHHGMRSLMVAQQLDAAGFPAVYNIEGGIHAWAAEIDVEMNTY
- a CDS encoding GNAT family N-acetyltransferase; translation: MQHFLPNGQVLLVRPALLEDAPALLALFRQLTMETDFLLMTRQEAAELTVVDERAFISALSNESKHLHLLAIVENRLTGSITIKQSELKKEAHLGQLGIAILHEYWNMGIGRRLMTAAMRWAEQHKELEIIHLNVFANNERAIQLYRNFGFLEYGRLLQGFKQTDGTYGDSILMSKRIKNG
- the serS gene encoding serine--tRNA ligase, which translates into the protein MLQVPFIRQNKDLVLERLTLKNFRELELVDQVLELDDKRKKLTLEYDETKAKANSLSKEIGKLMAQGQKDEAESRKSEVTSLNEKLHPINEELAATEKLLHDTLVKLPNLPSPLVPPGKTPEDNVEVRKGGEIPALYEGAVPHWDLAKKYDLIDFELGNKISGAGFPVYKNRGARLQRAMIQYFLNYNTSKGYTEFQVPHLVNEASGYGTGQLPDKEGQMYFVGEDELYLIPTAEVPLTNLFRDEILKDSELPVKLTGYTPCFRREAGSYGKDVRGLNRLHQFDKVEIVQVVHPEKSYEVLDEMVAHVEELVKALELPYRILRLCGGDMGFGSALTYDFEVYSTAQQRWLEVSSVSNFEAFQANRAKIRFKDGGGKPQLVHTLNGSSLALPRILACILENNQTADGINIPKVLQPYFGGDKITL
- a CDS encoding NAD+ synthase; protein product: MKIILAQQNYHIGNFELNTQKILEGIKAAEAQGADLVVFSELCVCGYPPRDFLEFEDFIQQSYAAIDTIKAHTANIAVLVGGPCRNTQPEGKDLFNAAWFLHEGEVKQIIHKTLLPTYDVFDEYRYFEPSYAWNVVPFKGKKLAVTICEDIWNLGDNPLYRVCPMDQMIEQQPDVMINLSASPFDYDHAQNRKEIIRANVRKYGIPMYYCNAVGSQTEIVFDGGSIIFDAQGNIAKELPYFEEAIDGYDLDVLLQSKQPLADTTYTPVMELLPEYNIDRIYQAIIIGIKDYFQKMGFKQAILGSSGGIDSAVTLALAVEALGKENVRAILMPSPYSTEHSVDDAVALSKNLENPCDIIRINDIYESFLETLNPYFEGRPFNVAEENTQSRIRGNLLMGLANKFGYILLNTSNKSELSTGYGTLYGDMAGGLAVLGDVYKMQVYALARYINRNKEIIPQNIIDKAPSAELRPNQKDSDSLPDYATLDRILYQYIERRQSPKAIIAQGFDAALVARTLKMVNTNEYKRNQFCPIIRVSSKAFGVGRRVPIVGKYLS